A single Micromonospora luteifusca DNA region contains:
- the thiO gene encoding glycine oxidase ThiO → MLTGRSESAPSSDRVRPDVAVVGAGPIGLAIAWRCAARGLRVVVHDPAPGSGASAVAAGMLAPVAEAYFGERQLTELLLASAARWATFAAELTEATGADIGYRTEGTLMVGLTGDDLAEAGRLWAYQQGLGLPVTLLRPTELRDREPALAPRVRGGALAPTDHQVDPRLLLPALRTAAQRAGAVLVPQAVRAVSDLDARVTVVAAGCGAAALTGLPVRPVKGQILRLRAPDGVAPGFRHVIRGYADGEPVYLVPRADGEVVLGATVEERSDTTVTAGAVQRLLRAGVDLLPELAEYDLVEAVAGLRPGTPDNAPILGPLPGRPDVLAATGHHRHGVVLTPITADLITDLVLTGVPDPLLAPFLPDRFVGAADGGAPEPTMVGDLWS, encoded by the coding sequence GTGCTGACCGGCCGGTCGGAGTCAGCGCCGTCGAGCGACCGGGTCCGGCCGGACGTGGCGGTGGTGGGGGCCGGGCCGATCGGGCTGGCGATCGCCTGGCGCTGCGCCGCCCGAGGACTGCGGGTGGTGGTGCACGATCCGGCACCCGGCTCGGGGGCGTCGGCGGTGGCCGCCGGCATGCTCGCCCCGGTCGCCGAGGCGTACTTCGGTGAGCGGCAGTTGACCGAGCTGCTGCTGGCGTCCGCCGCCCGCTGGGCGACGTTCGCCGCCGAGCTGACCGAAGCGACCGGCGCCGACATCGGCTACCGGACCGAGGGCACCCTGATGGTCGGGCTGACCGGCGACGACCTGGCCGAGGCGGGGCGGCTCTGGGCGTACCAGCAGGGGTTGGGTCTGCCCGTGACCCTGCTGCGCCCCACCGAGCTGCGCGACCGCGAGCCGGCGCTCGCCCCGCGGGTGCGCGGCGGCGCGCTCGCGCCCACCGACCACCAGGTCGACCCCCGGTTGCTGCTGCCGGCGCTGCGCACGGCCGCGCAGCGGGCCGGCGCGGTGCTCGTGCCGCAAGCCGTCCGGGCCGTGTCCGATCTGGACGCCCGGGTCACCGTGGTCGCCGCCGGCTGTGGGGCCGCCGCACTCACCGGCCTGCCCGTCCGACCGGTGAAAGGCCAGATCCTCCGGCTCCGCGCGCCCGATGGCGTCGCGCCGGGCTTCCGGCACGTGATCCGGGGGTACGCCGACGGCGAGCCCGTCTACCTGGTGCCCCGAGCCGACGGCGAGGTCGTGCTCGGCGCGACGGTCGAGGAACGGTCCGACACCACGGTCACCGCCGGCGCCGTGCAACGCCTGCTCCGCGCCGGCGTCGACCTGCTGCCCGAGTTGGCCGAGTACGACCTGGTCGAAGCGGTCGCCGGGCTGCGCCCGGGCACCCCGGACAACGCACCGATCCTCGGGCCACTGCCCGGCCGGCCGGACGTCCTGGCCGCCACCGGGCACCACCGACACGGCGTCGTGCTCACCCCGATCACCGCCGACCTGATCACCGACCTGGTGCTCACCGGCGTACCCGATCCGCTGCTCGCTCCCTTCCTGCCGGACCGGTTCGTCGGCGCGGCCGACGGTGGCGCACCTGAACCGACGATGGTGGGGGACCTGTGGAGTTGA
- the thiS gene encoding sulfur carrier protein ThiS gives MELTVNGAGRSVPGGASVADLVRDVVPQQRGVAVAVNGEVVPRAGWTTTALRDGDRVEVLTAAQGG, from the coding sequence GTGGAGTTGACGGTGAACGGGGCTGGGCGCAGCGTCCCCGGCGGTGCGTCGGTGGCGGACCTGGTCCGCGACGTCGTGCCTCAGCAACGTGGGGTGGCGGTCGCGGTGAACGGTGAGGTGGTGCCCCGCGCCGGCTGGACGACCACGGCGCTGCGCGACGGTGACCGGGTCGAGGTGCTCACCGCGGCGCAGGGCGGGTGA
- a CDS encoding thiamine phosphate synthase: MTPPSGVVVLTDRLVARGGLARVVAGAVAGGVRWVVLREKDLPRTERAALATDLRAILAEVDGTLIVAGPDPLDGDAVHLPAAGPYPPPPHRLVGRSCHNDTELDRLTTEHYATISPVYHSRTKPGYGPPLGPEGLRKLVDASPVPLLALGGVETPQQVTACVQAGATGVAVLGALMRAKDPAETATILTSAYVEAVTPELTQTRHGGTRSPRAGLRPTVPTQGSSLTARSGHGRPQPQTATKHEEK, encoded by the coding sequence GTGACCCCGCCGTCCGGTGTTGTCGTGTTGACCGACCGGCTTGTCGCGCGGGGCGGGCTCGCCCGGGTCGTGGCGGGGGCGGTGGCCGGGGGAGTGCGCTGGGTGGTGCTGCGGGAGAAGGACCTGCCCCGCACCGAGCGCGCCGCCCTCGCCACCGACCTGCGCGCGATCCTCGCCGAGGTCGACGGAACCCTCATCGTGGCCGGCCCCGACCCGCTCGACGGCGATGCCGTCCACCTGCCGGCCGCCGGCCCGTACCCGCCGCCGCCCCACCGGCTGGTCGGCCGCTCCTGCCACAACGACACGGAACTGGACCGCCTGACCACCGAGCACTACGCCACCATCTCCCCGGTCTACCACAGCAGAACAAAGCCGGGTTACGGCCCACCACTAGGACCGGAAGGCCTGCGAAAGCTGGTCGACGCCAGCCCCGTGCCGCTGCTGGCCCTAGGCGGAGTGGAAACCCCACAACAGGTAACCGCCTGCGTCCAAGCAGGAGCCACCGGAGTAGCAGTACTGGGCGCACTAATGCGAGCCAAAGACCCCGCCGAAACAGCCACCATCCTGACCAGCGCCTATGTCGAGGCGGTAACCCCTGAGCTGACCCAAACCCGGCACGGAGGCACCAGGTCCCCACGCGCGGGGCTGCGGCCGACCGTGCCCACGCAGGGATCAAGCCTGACCGCCCGGAGTGGGCACGGTCGGCCGCAGCCCCAAACCGCAACCAAACACGAGGAAAAATGA
- the thiE gene encoding thiamine phosphate synthase produces the protein MPSLGRLHLITDTRPGRDPLTVVRAALTAARADLVVQVRVEDSATDREAYDLARRVLALCAPYQATCLVNDRLHVALAVGAAGGHVGADDLPVAAARRVLGPTGVLGATARAPGPATSAVAAGASYLGVGPCHPTSTKSGLPDPIGAAGVRAVVDAVDVPVIAIGGVTAARVPALRAAGAYGVAVVGAVSGAADPARATAELIEALTC, from the coding sequence GTGCCGTCCCTAGGACGACTGCATCTGATCACCGACACCCGACCCGGGCGGGACCCGCTCACTGTGGTCCGGGCCGCCCTCACGGCGGCCCGCGCGGACCTGGTGGTGCAGGTCCGGGTCGAGGATTCCGCCACCGACCGCGAGGCGTACGACCTGGCCCGGCGGGTGCTGGCGCTCTGCGCGCCGTACCAGGCGACCTGCCTGGTCAACGACAGGTTGCACGTGGCGCTGGCGGTGGGCGCCGCCGGCGGGCACGTCGGAGCCGACGACCTGCCGGTCGCCGCCGCCCGCCGGGTGCTCGGCCCGACCGGGGTGCTCGGAGCCACCGCTCGCGCGCCGGGACCAGCGACCTCGGCCGTCGCGGCGGGAGCCAGCTACCTGGGTGTCGGACCGTGCCACCCCACCAGCACCAAGTCCGGCCTGCCGGACCCCATCGGAGCCGCGGGGGTACGCGCTGTCGTCGACGCCGTCGACGTACCGGTCATCGCGATCGGGGGAGTGACCGCAGCCCGGGTGCCGGCGCTGCGGGCCGCCGGGGCGTACGGGGTGGCGGTGGTCGGTGCGGTGTCCGGCGCCGCCGACCCGGCGCGGGCGACCGCCGAACTGATCGAGGCCCTGACGTGCTGA
- a CDS encoding ThuA domain-containing protein has translation MSRSRRARLPITATFISLALASTTLFGAPAQAAPTATQVPPREAPAAAPVTQAAPKVAKAADDPYSVLVFSKTAGFRHDSIPTGIAAIQQLGAANGFTVDSSEDGAAFSDANLAKYKAVIWLSTTGDVLNADQQAAFERYVKAGGGYVGIHAASDTEYSWAWYGDLVGAYFANHPANQQATVKVEDHAHPSTATLPDRWSRFDEWYNFQTNPRPDVHVLASLDEKSYTPGAGAMGADHPTAWCQDFDGGRSWYTGGGHTRESYAEPEFLSHLLGGIQTAAGMVDADCGASKTSNFEKVALDSNTSNPMELDIAPDGRVFYIERDGRVQIVKPDTGSTVTAVDLDVFTGNEDGLIGIRLDPDFATNKWVYLYYAPNDGVTRNLLSRFTVTGDTIDLASEKQVLRVDTQRNTCCHAGGSMTFDSAGNLYLATGDNTNPFESNSYSPIDERPGRQDFDSQRTSANTNDLRGKVIRIHPEDDGTYTVPTGNLFAPGTEKTRPEIYAMGFRNPFRIGTDPKTNTLYVADYGPDANADNPTRGPRGLVEWNIVTPGNYGWPYCTGTNEAYNDYTFPSGPSGAKFDCAAPVNNSPNNTGLTNLPPVVPATVDYGYAGDARYPEIGGGGAPMGGPVYRYDADLNSTRKWPAYYDGKALLGEWNQNKMYTMQVTADGKSLVDINQLLTGMSMVRPMDFEFGPDGALYLIEWGSGFGGNNDNSGIYRIDYIAGDRAPIAAASATPTSGAAPLTVTFSSSGSRDPDGGTLTYAWTFGDGQTSTEANPTHTYATAGNYTAQLTVTNPKGRTAVANVPITVGNTAPTVTIEFPPDGGFFNWGDQVRYTIKVTDPEDGQVDCDKVQLQVLLGHDEHAHPLEQHTGCTGTVQTSLASGHGAEANVFAVFEATYTDEGGAGGSASLTGRSIEVLQPKQKQAEFFTATGRAPVSTGGGDAGVQRETGADTAGGGQNIGFIEDGDWWSVAPADLTNITEIRFRAASAAAGGRIEVRAGAVDGPVVATATVPATGGWQTYTDVSAPVTGAASGSLYFLARDPNGGTGSLFNVNWMDFVGRGVTENAPPTVSATATPATGTAPVTVAFDGTATDADGNTPLTYAWDFGDGGTATTLDASHTYASPGTFTATLTVTDSKGAKSYATVPVRVNAPDTSCFGARSDDFNGNTLDKGRWTSVVRENQLYSLTGGALRLPTSVGDLYGARNDATNLVLQAAPTGAWEMTTKVTLPVTANYQQAGVLVYGDDDNYAKLDLLYNGSRRVEFIRETAGTPRNEAGDAANAPAGDTVYLRITSDGTNLTAAVSADGQAFTPVGRSAALDGITNPRIGVFALNGGTEAPVVDAAFDSFQVTPDAPAGPVDPSDEFTGATLDKCRWDAILREDPAGYRVTDGSLRIDVPNGDIYGTDNTGPKNFILQTAPSGDWTLETKVDGSLLNEQYQQAGLLVQADDDNYLKFDFIADNQAGQAVTRRIEFRSEIAGVVQNPQPEAANLTGAVWHLRLARTGDTFTASYSADGTTWTALTALTNSAVGATPKVGLFTLGANQTASKTASFDYFRLSTEVADETAPVTTAAVSGTPTDGWYTGPVTVTLTAADEAGGSGLAGTAYQLDGATTWTDYTAPVEVTGDGEHELRFRSTDEAGNVESTKTVSVKIDATAPVTSATFAPANDAGWHDGTIPVVLTSSDAGSGVKTVEWSLDGGAWTPYSTPVEVSGDGQHELLFRSTDKAGNAETLKSAVLRIDGTKPTLLVSGIADGQLYGDSQDVRVSWQAVDPTSGIATVVGKLNGQTYTSGTLQAMYELPLGLHELTVTATDKAGNETTSAVRFFVTTSFRDMQNLLDRFKATGRLSAKAHKQLTAKLDAARKAEAAGNDNKAIKQLTDFRNLAADATLVAEAEIRDVLIRDADSMIVRLGGTASKAGVKANDGEPIKGTGRLGGDATRLAPGRQL, from the coding sequence GTGTCCCGTTCTCGTCGTGCCCGCTTACCCATCACCGCGACCTTCATCTCCCTAGCTCTCGCCTCGACGACGCTGTTCGGTGCGCCCGCCCAGGCGGCACCGACGGCCACGCAGGTCCCCCCACGAGAAGCACCAGCCGCCGCCCCGGTCACCCAGGCGGCGCCGAAGGTAGCGAAGGCCGCCGACGATCCCTACTCCGTCCTGGTCTTCTCCAAGACCGCCGGCTTCCGGCACGACTCCATCCCCACCGGCATCGCCGCCATCCAACAACTCGGTGCCGCCAACGGATTCACCGTGGACAGTTCCGAGGACGGCGCCGCATTCAGCGACGCCAACCTCGCGAAGTACAAGGCGGTGATCTGGCTTTCCACCACCGGTGACGTGCTCAACGCCGACCAGCAGGCGGCATTCGAGCGCTACGTGAAGGCCGGCGGCGGCTACGTCGGCATCCACGCCGCATCGGACACCGAGTACAGCTGGGCCTGGTACGGCGACCTGGTCGGCGCGTACTTCGCCAACCACCCGGCCAACCAGCAGGCCACGGTCAAGGTGGAGGACCACGCCCACCCGTCCACCGCCACGCTGCCGGACCGCTGGTCCCGCTTCGACGAGTGGTACAACTTCCAGACCAACCCGCGGCCCGACGTGCACGTGCTGGCGAGCCTGGACGAGAAGAGCTACACCCCGGGCGCCGGGGCGATGGGCGCCGACCACCCGACCGCCTGGTGCCAGGACTTCGACGGCGGCCGCTCCTGGTACACCGGTGGTGGACACACCCGGGAGTCGTACGCCGAGCCCGAGTTCCTCTCCCACCTGCTCGGCGGCATCCAGACCGCGGCCGGTATGGTGGACGCGGACTGCGGCGCCTCGAAGACCTCCAACTTCGAGAAGGTCGCGCTGGACAGCAACACCAGCAACCCGATGGAGTTGGACATCGCCCCCGACGGGCGCGTCTTCTACATCGAGCGCGACGGTCGCGTGCAGATCGTGAAGCCGGACACCGGCAGCACCGTCACCGCCGTCGACCTGGACGTCTTCACCGGCAACGAGGACGGTCTGATCGGCATCCGGCTCGACCCGGACTTCGCCACCAACAAGTGGGTGTACCTCTACTACGCGCCGAACGACGGCGTCACCCGCAACCTGCTGTCCCGGTTCACGGTGACCGGCGACACGATCGACCTGGCCAGCGAGAAGCAGGTGCTGCGGGTCGACACGCAGCGCAACACCTGCTGCCACGCTGGCGGCAGCATGACCTTCGACAGCGCCGGCAACCTCTACCTGGCCACCGGTGACAACACCAACCCGTTCGAGTCGAACTCGTACTCGCCGATCGACGAGCGGCCGGGCCGCCAGGACTTCGACTCGCAGCGCACCTCGGCCAACACCAACGACCTGCGCGGCAAGGTGATCCGTATCCACCCGGAGGACGACGGGACGTACACCGTCCCGACGGGCAACCTCTTCGCGCCGGGCACCGAGAAGACCCGTCCCGAGATCTACGCGATGGGCTTCCGCAACCCATTCCGGATCGGCACCGACCCGAAGACCAACACGCTGTACGTCGCGGACTACGGGCCGGACGCCAACGCGGACAACCCGACCCGGGGCCCCCGTGGCCTGGTCGAGTGGAACATCGTGACCCCCGGCAACTACGGCTGGCCGTACTGCACCGGGACGAACGAGGCCTACAACGACTACACGTTCCCGTCCGGTCCGAGCGGGGCGAAGTTCGACTGCGCCGCGCCGGTGAACAACTCGCCCAACAACACCGGCCTGACCAACCTCCCGCCGGTCGTTCCCGCGACCGTCGACTACGGGTACGCCGGTGACGCGCGTTACCCGGAGATCGGCGGCGGTGGCGCCCCGATGGGCGGCCCGGTCTACCGCTACGACGCCGACCTCAACTCCACCCGCAAGTGGCCGGCGTACTACGACGGCAAGGCGCTGCTCGGCGAGTGGAACCAGAACAAGATGTACACGATGCAGGTGACCGCCGACGGCAAGTCGCTGGTGGACATCAACCAGTTGCTCACCGGGATGAGCATGGTCCGGCCGATGGACTTCGAGTTCGGCCCGGACGGCGCCCTGTACCTGATCGAGTGGGGCAGCGGCTTCGGCGGCAACAACGACAACTCGGGCATCTACCGGATCGACTACATCGCTGGTGACCGCGCGCCGATCGCGGCGGCGTCCGCCACCCCGACGTCGGGTGCGGCGCCGTTGACTGTCACCTTCTCCAGCTCCGGATCCCGGGATCCGGACGGTGGCACGCTCACCTACGCCTGGACGTTCGGTGACGGGCAGACCTCCACCGAGGCGAACCCGACGCACACCTACGCCACGGCGGGCAACTACACCGCCCAGCTCACGGTCACCAACCCGAAGGGCCGTACCGCGGTGGCCAACGTGCCGATCACCGTGGGCAACACCGCGCCGACGGTGACCATCGAGTTCCCGCCGGACGGTGGCTTCTTCAACTGGGGTGACCAGGTCCGCTACACCATCAAGGTGACCGACCCGGAGGACGGGCAGGTCGACTGCGACAAGGTGCAGTTGCAGGTGCTGCTCGGTCACGACGAGCACGCCCACCCGCTGGAGCAGCACACCGGCTGCACCGGCACCGTCCAGACGTCGCTCGCCTCCGGGCACGGCGCCGAGGCGAACGTCTTCGCGGTCTTCGAGGCCACCTACACCGACGAGGGCGGTGCGGGCGGTTCCGCCTCGCTCACCGGCCGGTCGATCGAGGTTCTGCAGCCGAAGCAGAAGCAGGCCGAGTTCTTCACCGCCACCGGGCGCGCCCCGGTGAGCACCGGCGGTGGAGACGCCGGCGTGCAGCGGGAGACCGGCGCCGACACCGCCGGCGGTGGTCAGAACATCGGGTTCATCGAGGACGGCGACTGGTGGTCGGTGGCCCCTGCGGACCTGACCAACATCACCGAGATCCGGTTCCGGGCCGCCTCGGCCGCCGCTGGCGGTCGGATCGAGGTCCGCGCGGGTGCGGTTGACGGACCGGTGGTCGCCACGGCCACCGTGCCGGCGACGGGCGGCTGGCAGACGTACACGGACGTGAGCGCGCCGGTCACCGGTGCCGCGAGCGGTTCGCTGTACTTCCTGGCCCGCGACCCGAACGGCGGGACGGGCTCGCTGTTCAACGTCAACTGGATGGACTTCGTCGGCCGCGGTGTCACCGAGAACGCGCCGCCGACGGTCAGCGCCACGGCCACCCCGGCGACCGGCACCGCGCCGGTCACCGTCGCCTTCGACGGCACGGCCACCGACGCCGACGGGAACACCCCGCTGACGTACGCCTGGGACTTCGGTGACGGAGGCACGGCGACCACCCTGGACGCCAGCCACACCTACGCCAGCCCGGGCACCTTCACGGCCACCCTCACGGTGACCGACAGCAAGGGTGCCAAGTCGTACGCCACGGTGCCGGTGCGGGTGAACGCTCCGGACACGTCCTGCTTCGGAGCGCGTTCGGACGACTTCAACGGCAACACCCTCGACAAGGGCCGGTGGACCAGCGTGGTCCGGGAGAACCAGCTCTACTCGCTCACTGGCGGCGCGCTGCGGCTGCCCACCTCGGTGGGTGACCTCTACGGCGCTCGCAACGACGCCACCAACCTGGTGCTCCAGGCGGCTCCGACCGGCGCCTGGGAGATGACCACCAAGGTCACCCTGCCGGTGACGGCCAACTACCAGCAGGCTGGCGTCCTGGTGTACGGCGACGACGACAACTACGCCAAGCTGGACCTGCTGTACAACGGCAGCCGGCGGGTGGAGTTCATCCGGGAGACCGCCGGCACGCCGCGCAACGAGGCCGGCGACGCCGCCAACGCACCGGCGGGTGACACCGTGTACCTGCGGATCACCAGCGACGGGACGAACCTGACCGCGGCCGTCTCGGCCGACGGGCAGGCCTTCACCCCGGTCGGCCGATCGGCCGCGCTCGACGGCATCACGAACCCGCGGATCGGGGTCTTCGCGCTCAACGGAGGCACCGAGGCACCGGTGGTGGACGCCGCGTTCGACTCGTTCCAGGTGACGCCGGACGCCCCGGCTGGGCCGGTCGACCCGTCGGACGAGTTCACCGGCGCGACGTTGGACAAGTGCCGGTGGGACGCGATCCTGCGGGAGGACCCGGCCGGTTACCGGGTCACCGATGGCTCGCTGCGCATCGACGTGCCCAACGGTGACATCTACGGCACCGACAACACCGGGCCGAAGAACTTCATCCTCCAGACCGCGCCGTCCGGCGACTGGACCCTGGAGACGAAGGTCGACGGCAGCCTGCTGAACGAGCAGTACCAGCAGGCCGGTCTGCTCGTGCAGGCGGACGACGACAACTACCTGAAGTTCGACTTCATCGCGGACAACCAGGCCGGCCAGGCGGTGACGCGGCGGATCGAGTTCCGCAGCGAGATCGCCGGGGTGGTCCAGAACCCGCAGCCGGAGGCGGCCAACCTGACCGGTGCCGTGTGGCATCTGCGGCTGGCCCGTACCGGTGACACGTTCACCGCGTCGTACTCGGCCGACGGGACGACCTGGACCGCGTTGACGGCGTTGACCAACAGCGCGGTCGGGGCCACCCCGAAGGTCGGGCTGTTCACCCTCGGTGCCAACCAGACGGCGTCGAAGACCGCCTCGTTCGACTACTTCCGGCTCAGCACGGAGGTGGCCGACGAGACCGCGCCGGTGACCACGGCGGCGGTTTCCGGCACCCCGACCGACGGGTGGTACACCGGGCCGGTGACGGTCACGCTCACCGCTGCCGACGAGGCCGGCGGTAGCGGGCTCGCCGGTACGGCGTACCAGCTGGACGGTGCCACCACCTGGACGGATTACACCGCACCGGTGGAGGTCACCGGGGATGGCGAGCACGAGCTGCGGTTCCGCTCGACCGATGAGGCGGGCAACGTGGAGTCGACGAAGACCGTCTCGGTCAAGATCGACGCCACGGCGCCGGTGACCTCGGCGACGTTCGCTCCGGCGAACGACGCCGGCTGGCACGACGGGACGATCCCGGTCGTGTTGACCTCGAGCGACGCCGGTTCCGGCGTCAAGACGGTGGAGTGGTCGCTGGACGGTGGCGCGTGGACGCCGTACTCGACGCCGGTCGAGGTGAGCGGTGACGGGCAGCACGAGCTGCTGTTCCGCTCGACCGACAAGGCGGGCAACGCCGAGACGCTCAAGTCGGCGGTGCTGCGCATCGACGGCACCAAGCCGACGCTGCTGGTGTCCGGGATCGCCGACGGCCAGCTCTACGGCGACAGCCAGGACGTCCGGGTGTCCTGGCAGGCTGTCGACCCGACCTCGGGCATCGCGACCGTGGTCGGCAAGTTGAACGGCCAGACGTACACCAGCGGCACTCTGCAGGCCATGTACGAGCTGCCGCTCGGCCTGCACGAGCTGACCGTGACCGCGACCGACAAGGCGGGCAACGAGACCACCTCGGCGGTCCGCTTCTTCGTCACCACCTCGTTCCGGGACATGCAGAACCTGCTGGACCGGTTCAAGGCGACGGGGCGGCTCTCGGCCAAGGCGCACAAGCAGCTGACCGCGAAGCTGGACGCGGCCCGCAAGGCAGAGGCGGCCGGCAACGACAACAAGGCGATCAAGCAGCTGACCGACTTCCGGAACCTCGCCGCCGACGCCACCCTGGTGGCCGAGGCGGAGATCCGGGATGTCCTGATCCGGGACGCCGACTCCATGATCGTCCGGCTCGGCGGCACGGCCAGCAAGGCCGGCGTCAAGGCGAACGACGGTGAACCGATCAAGGGCACCGGGCGGCTCGGTGGCGATGCCACCCGGCTCGCACCCGGTCGCCAGCTCTGA
- a CDS encoding thiazole synthase, with translation MSGVPFELGGETFTSRLILGTGGAANLQVLEQAIRASGTELVTLALRRVGTAPGSSGGLLELLDRCGVRLLPNTAGCHTATEAVKVARLARDAFDTDWIKLEVIGDERTLLPDGVELLRAAEELVADGFTVLPYTSDDPVLARRLADVGCAAVMPAGSPIGSGLGIGNPHHIRLIRQGVDVPVILDAGIGTASDAALAMELGCDAVLLASAVTRAADPVAMATAMRYAVEAGRLAASAGRIARRFHALPSTSDEGRPDL, from the coding sequence GTGAGCGGGGTGCCATTCGAGTTGGGTGGGGAGACGTTCACCTCGCGGCTGATCCTCGGCACCGGCGGCGCCGCGAACCTGCAGGTGCTGGAGCAGGCGATCCGGGCGTCCGGCACCGAGCTGGTCACCCTGGCGCTGCGCCGGGTGGGCACGGCGCCGGGCTCCTCCGGCGGGCTGCTGGAGCTGCTGGACCGGTGCGGGGTACGGCTGCTGCCGAACACGGCCGGCTGCCACACCGCGACCGAGGCGGTGAAGGTGGCCCGACTGGCCCGGGACGCGTTCGACACCGATTGGATCAAGCTGGAGGTGATCGGCGACGAGCGGACGCTGCTGCCCGACGGGGTGGAACTGCTCCGCGCCGCCGAGGAGTTGGTCGCCGATGGTTTCACCGTGCTGCCGTACACCAGTGACGACCCGGTGCTCGCCCGCCGGCTCGCCGACGTGGGCTGTGCCGCGGTGATGCCGGCCGGCTCGCCGATCGGTTCGGGGCTCGGCATCGGCAACCCGCACCACATCCGGCTCATCCGCCAGGGTGTCGACGTGCCGGTGATCCTCGATGCCGGCATCGGCACCGCCTCCGACGCCGCCCTGGCCATGGAGTTGGGCTGCGACGCAGTGCTGCTGGCCAGCGCCGTCACCCGAGCCGCCGACCCGGTGGCGATGGCCACCGCGATGCGGTACGCGGTGGAGGCCGGCCGCCTGGCGGCCAGCGCCGGCCGGATCGCCCGCCGTTTCCACGCCCTCCCCTCCACCTCCGATGAGGGAAGACCCGACCTGTGA
- a CDS encoding aldo/keto reductase, with the protein MDLVTDMTYRRLGDSGLVVSVVGIGCNNFGRKLDLDGTRAVVDAALDAGITLFDTADIYGEPQGASEELLGQALKGRRDDVVVATKFGMDMNGLNGPDFGARGARRYIARAVEASLRRLGTDHIDLYQMHEPDPGTPIDETLAALDDLVRDGKVRYLGNSNFAGWQIADADWVASSNGRSRFISAQNHYSLLERSVETEVIPACERFGLGMLPFFPLANGLLTGKYKRSGQPPAGSRLSGGGRYAERLAAADWDTIEAIEAYAAERGLTMLQVAIGGLAAQPAVTSVIAGATTAEQVRANAAAGTWEPSDEDLAALRAIL; encoded by the coding sequence GTGGATCTCGTGACTGACATGACCTATCGCCGGCTGGGCGACTCCGGGCTCGTGGTGTCCGTGGTCGGCATCGGCTGCAACAACTTCGGCCGGAAGCTCGACCTCGACGGCACCCGCGCGGTGGTGGACGCCGCTCTGGACGCCGGGATCACCCTGTTCGACACCGCCGACATCTACGGTGAGCCGCAGGGCGCCTCCGAGGAACTGCTCGGGCAGGCGCTCAAGGGACGCCGGGACGACGTGGTGGTGGCCACCAAGTTCGGTATGGACATGAACGGCCTGAACGGACCGGACTTCGGTGCGCGGGGTGCGCGGCGCTACATAGCCCGCGCCGTGGAGGCGTCGCTGCGTCGGCTGGGCACGGACCACATCGACCTCTACCAGATGCACGAGCCCGACCCGGGCACCCCGATCGACGAGACCCTCGCCGCCCTGGATGACCTGGTCCGCGACGGCAAGGTGCGATACCTGGGCAACTCGAACTTCGCCGGCTGGCAGATCGCCGACGCGGACTGGGTCGCCTCGTCCAACGGGCGGTCCCGCTTCATCAGCGCGCAGAACCACTACAGCCTGCTGGAGCGCTCGGTGGAGACCGAGGTCATCCCGGCCTGCGAGCGGTTCGGCCTTGGCATGCTGCCGTTCTTCCCGCTCGCCAACGGGCTGCTCACCGGCAAGTACAAGCGCTCGGGTCAGCCGCCGGCCGGCAGCCGGCTCTCCGGCGGTGGCCGGTACGCGGAGCGGCTCGCCGCAGCCGACTGGGACACCATCGAGGCGATCGAGGCGTACGCGGCCGAGCGGGGGCTGACCATGCTCCAGGTGGCGATCGGCGGGCTGGCCGCCCAGCCGGCGGTGACCTCGGTGATCGCCGGTGCCACCACCGCGGAGCAGGTACGCGCCAACGCCGCCGCCGGTACCTGGGAGCCGAGCGACGAGGACCTGGCGGCGCTGCGCGCCATCCTCTGA